From one marine bacterium B5-7 genomic stretch:
- the metF gene encoding 5,10-methylenetetrahydrofolate reductase, with protein sequence MKISLEIFPPKKAEAQVKLLEAVRALPAETLLAVSTGLGKAYAPTDFIEQLIKTHKNIMLNIAGSRTEPEEVMKQLQHYKTLGINKLLILRGDQRQEGPRPEKAFGFAAELVTTVKQTFSNDFYISVAGYPEDLSDLHYLKHKVDCGADQIITQYFFDAAVYPSFVTRCRDAGIQVPIIPGVMPLHDIETIGALANRQGVSVPDKTKEQYATKPEKFLDDHIKQLRDYGAPAVHVFTMNQLNLTVLMSQV encoded by the coding sequence ATGAAAATCAGCCTTGAAATTTTCCCACCCAAAAAAGCAGAGGCTCAAGTTAAGCTGCTTGAGGCTGTGCGTGCATTGCCTGCAGAAACTTTGCTTGCGGTATCTACAGGCCTTGGGAAAGCGTATGCGCCGACAGACTTTATCGAACAATTAATAAAGACACACAAAAATATTATGCTTAATATTGCGGGTTCACGCACTGAACCTGAAGAAGTAATGAAACAATTACAGCACTATAAAACACTGGGTATCAATAAACTATTAATTTTACGTGGCGATCAGCGCCAAGAAGGACCTAGGCCCGAAAAAGCATTTGGTTTTGCAGCAGAATTAGTGACAACGGTTAAGCAAACATTCTCTAATGATTTTTACATTAGTGTGGCCGGATACCCCGAAGATTTAAGCGATCTTCACTACCTTAAACACAAAGTCGACTGCGGCGCCGATCAAATCATCACGCAATATTTTTTTGATGCAGCCGTCTATCCCTCTTTCGTGACACGTTGCCGCGATGCAGGCATCCAGGTGCCGATTATTCCGGGGGTGATGCCCTTACATGACATAGAAACAATAGGGGCATTAGCGAACCGACAGGGGGTGAGTGTGCCAGATAAAACGAAAGAGCAATATGCGACTAAGCCAGAAAAGTTCCTTGACGATCATATTAAACAGTTGAGGGATTATGGTGCACCGGCTGTTCATGTTTTTACGATGAATCAACTTAATCTAACAGTGCTAATGTCTCAGGTTTGA
- a CDS encoding ATPase, translated as MAAGIRLEERCTLERLFSSKQAEFLAIYGRRRVGKTYLIRSFFSQKKATFFMVTGAKDAPMQEQIEHVTEQIASVFLSGLMPGLAKDWNGVFKVLTEAMRLLPKGRKIILFFDELPWMATKNARLLQTLEYYWNQHWSADPRIKLIVCGSSASWIVDKIINSRGGLHNRVTETIQLETLNLYETNCYLKSRGITLRQDQVLKIYMAMGGIPYYLNKVEKGLTAIQLIEKLAFRKRSFFLDEFDNLFAALFDGHESYIEIITKIAERPYGINQEDLFAQLSTVQKGQGPLNKLNVLERSGFIMSFIPYGRKVKGKYYRVIDEYVLFYLRWIAPVKESLRKNGLKRGYWEKMQTTGAWYAWSGYVFENICHKHVMQISEALALNPAAIPHTWRYVPTKTQAEKGAQVDLLFDRDDNAITLCEIKYTAQPFKLDKAYAAILQQRSKIFAKQTRTKKQIFLALISVSGIKPSMYSEELLDQVVTLSDLFEKH; from the coding sequence ATGGCTGCTGGCATTAGACTCGAAGAAAGGTGTACGCTAGAGCGACTGTTTTCTTCTAAACAAGCTGAGTTCTTGGCGATCTATGGTCGGCGCAGAGTTGGAAAAACATATTTAATCCGATCGTTTTTCTCTCAAAAAAAAGCAACATTTTTTATGGTGACGGGTGCGAAAGATGCACCGATGCAAGAGCAAATTGAGCATGTGACAGAGCAAATCGCTAGTGTATTTTTATCGGGCTTAATGCCTGGTCTTGCTAAAGATTGGAATGGTGTTTTTAAAGTACTGACAGAGGCGATGCGCCTTCTCCCAAAGGGGCGAAAAATAATATTATTTTTTGATGAGCTTCCCTGGATGGCAACAAAGAATGCGCGCTTGTTGCAAACCTTGGAATATTACTGGAACCAACATTGGTCAGCAGATCCGCGCATTAAACTGATTGTATGTGGTTCTTCTGCATCTTGGATTGTCGATAAAATCATTAATAGCAGGGGGGGGTTACACAACCGTGTGACAGAAACAATACAGCTTGAAACACTTAATCTGTATGAGACAAATTGCTATCTAAAATCTCGAGGTATTACGCTTCGTCAGGATCAAGTGCTAAAGATTTATATGGCAATGGGAGGCATTCCTTACTATCTAAATAAAGTTGAGAAAGGTTTAACCGCGATACAGCTTATTGAGAAGCTCGCGTTTCGTAAACGAAGTTTCTTTCTTGATGAGTTCGATAATTTATTTGCAGCGTTATTTGATGGTCATGAGAGCTACATAGAAATTATTACGAAAATTGCAGAAAGACCCTATGGCATTAATCAGGAAGATTTATTTGCTCAGCTAAGTACTGTCCAAAAGGGACAGGGACCATTAAATAAGTTAAATGTGTTAGAGCGATCTGGTTTTATTATGAGTTTTATTCCATATGGTCGTAAAGTGAAGGGGAAATATTACCGTGTGATCGATGAATACGTTTTGTTTTACTTGCGCTGGATTGCACCTGTTAAAGAATCTTTACGCAAAAATGGCTTGAAGCGCGGTTACTGGGAAAAAATGCAGACAACGGGTGCTTGGTATGCCTGGAGTGGATATGTGTTTGAGAATATATGCCATAAACATGTGATGCAAATTAGCGAAGCGCTGGCGCTGAATCCCGCAGCTATTCCTCATACGTGGCGTTATGTCCCGACGAAAACACAGGCAGAAAAGGGGGCGCAAGTTGATTTATTGTTTGATAGAGATGATAACGCGATTACCCTATGCGAAATTAAATATACTGCTCAACCTTTTAAATTGGACAAAGCATATGCTGCTATTTTGCAGCAGCGTAGTAAAATATTTGCCAAACAAACTCGCACAAAAAAACAAATTTTCTTGGCCCTGATTAGTGTAAGTGGCATAAAGCCATCGATGTACTCTGAAGAACTGTTGGATCAAGTAGTAACCTTGTCTGATTTATTTGAAAAACACTAA